A stretch of the Aricia agestis chromosome 15, ilAriAges1.1, whole genome shotgun sequence genome encodes the following:
- the LOC121734133 gene encoding cotranscriptional regulator FAM172A isoform X2 has product MKVFRRIKAYITPQHLKNQYCVSKIYCEKMAATKTLADLGYAFNSEGQLRKICADGKITDEPFQFNISKDHQQCQSHYETLGEAVTEYIYQLLETQENLVRLPVPKDSTEDFGTFIFTSKDYDKKPVVMVLIHGSGAVRAGQWARSLIINENLDMGTQIPYIKEATARDYGIIVLNPNDNTRNDKIIMNSSNSEEHSKYVWEHYIRPCSATSIVIVAHSFGGYLTLMLSDMFRTDFEQRVKAVALTDSVHRYSRVKMNVYLKTQRIGFPVPLPWTHQLTPQSMMY; this is encoded by the exons ATGAAGGTCTTCCGCAGAATAAAAGCGTACATTACTCCGCAACACCTAAAGAATCAATATTGTGTTTCTAAAATTTATTGTGAGAAAATGGCGGCGACAAAAACTCTAGCAGACCTAGGATACGCATTCAACTCAG AAGGTCAATTGAGAAAAATTTGTGCCGATGGAAAGATTACAGATGAGCCATTTCAGTTCAACATCAGCAAGGACCACCAGCAGTGTCAATCCCACTATGAGACATTGGGAGAAGCTGTAACAGAATATATTTACCAGCTGTTGGAGACCCAGGAGAACCTAGTGAGGCTACCGGTTCCCAAAGATTCTACTGAAGATTTTGGTACATTCATATTCACTTCCAAGGATTATGACAAGAAACCTGTTGTCATGGTGCTAATTCATGGGTCTGGAGCGGTGCGGGCCGGTCAGTGGGCGAGATC TCTAATAATAAACGAAAATTTGGACATGGGCACTCAGATACCTTACATAAAAGAAGCTACTGCCAGGGATTACGGCATAATTGTTCTGAACCCCAATGACAATACAAGGAATGATAAAATCATAATGAACAGCTCAAACTCAGAGGAGCATAGCAAGTATGTTTGGGAGCACTACATAAGGCCATGTTCTGCGACCAGTATTGTCATCGTCGCCCATAGCTTCGGCGGCTACTTGACATTGATGCTCTCGGACATGTTCAGAACTGACTTTGAACAGAGAGTCAAAGCAGTTGCCCTCACAGACTCTGTTCATCGCTACTCGAGGGTTAAAAtgaatgtttatttaaaaacg CAAAGAATTGGATTTCCAGTTCCTCTCCCCTGGACACACCAATTAACACCCCAGAGTATGATGTACTGA
- the LOC121734133 gene encoding FAM172 family protein homolog CG10038 isoform X1 produces MKVFRRIKAYITPQHLKNQYCVSKIYCEKMAATKTLADLGYAFNSEGQLRKICADGKITDEPFQFNISKDHQQCQSHYETLGEAVTEYIYQLLETQENLVRLPVPKDSTEDFGTFIFTSKDYDKKPVVMVLIHGSGAVRAGQWARSLIINENLDMGTQIPYIKEATARDYGIIVLNPNDNTRNDKIIMNSSNSEEHSKYVWEHYIRPCSATSIVIVAHSFGGYLTLMLSDMFRTDFEQRVKAVALTDSVHRYSRVKMNVYLKTIAKNWISSSSPLDTPINTPEYDVLRLSAGHPKHEMTSYCCMSSVFNFIEEKLGQK; encoded by the exons ATGAAGGTCTTCCGCAGAATAAAAGCGTACATTACTCCGCAACACCTAAAGAATCAATATTGTGTTTCTAAAATTTATTGTGAGAAAATGGCGGCGACAAAAACTCTAGCAGACCTAGGATACGCATTCAACTCAG AAGGTCAATTGAGAAAAATTTGTGCCGATGGAAAGATTACAGATGAGCCATTTCAGTTCAACATCAGCAAGGACCACCAGCAGTGTCAATCCCACTATGAGACATTGGGAGAAGCTGTAACAGAATATATTTACCAGCTGTTGGAGACCCAGGAGAACCTAGTGAGGCTACCGGTTCCCAAAGATTCTACTGAAGATTTTGGTACATTCATATTCACTTCCAAGGATTATGACAAGAAACCTGTTGTCATGGTGCTAATTCATGGGTCTGGAGCGGTGCGGGCCGGTCAGTGGGCGAGATC TCTAATAATAAACGAAAATTTGGACATGGGCACTCAGATACCTTACATAAAAGAAGCTACTGCCAGGGATTACGGCATAATTGTTCTGAACCCCAATGACAATACAAGGAATGATAAAATCATAATGAACAGCTCAAACTCAGAGGAGCATAGCAAGTATGTTTGGGAGCACTACATAAGGCCATGTTCTGCGACCAGTATTGTCATCGTCGCCCATAGCTTCGGCGGCTACTTGACATTGATGCTCTCGGACATGTTCAGAACTGACTTTGAACAGAGAGTCAAAGCAGTTGCCCTCACAGACTCTGTTCATCGCTACTCGAGGGTTAAAAtgaatgtttatttaaaaacg ATAGCAAAGAATTGGATTTCCAGTTCCTCTCCCCTGGACACACCAATTAACACCCCAGAGTATGATGTACTGAGACTTTCTGCAG GTCATCCTAAACATGAGATGACTTCATACTGCTGCATGTCATCTGTTTTTAACTTCATAGAAGAGAAACTTGGACAGAAATAA